A stretch of DNA from Brachyhypopomus gauderio isolate BG-103 chromosome 7, BGAUD_0.2, whole genome shotgun sequence:
AATAAAGCATGTCTGTAAAGACGCAGTTATTCACTAAGGTGGTGAACATAGGCTAATGGACGGAATAATCCCACTGAAGAGGTTGTCACTGCTAAACACTTTGTTCTGGCTGCACTGTCTGTTCTAATCAAAATTTAATGACCCTCTGTCGAAATGGTTCTTGCTCAAGCATCTTTCAATTAACTGACTATTTTAATGGCGTGGGTATTTTTCCTGGTTTATTCGTTTCAGACGCATGTTTCCCAGCTGCAAAGTCACAGTGACGGGGCTTAACCCGCGAGTCAAGTACGTGGTGATGATGGACATGGTGCCGTTTGATGATAACAAGTACAAGGTGCCTCCCTCCTTCGTTAGGCGCGCGCACAGGCACTGAGGCGCATTTCTTATTTTTTCGTCATTGAGTTTTAAATGTCAAttctgaaacaaacaaaacgaAATGAATGAAGAAATCCATTATCACTGTTTTTGTATTGAAAACCCTTCTAACCCTCATTTCTGCAGTGGAGCATGAACCGCTGGGAGACAAGTGGCGCGGGCGAGCCTCGACTCCCGGACCGCTTCTTCATCCACCCCGACTCGCCCGCCCTTGGGGAGCGGTGGATGCAGTATCCCATCTCCTTCCACAAGCTCAAACTCACCAACAACGCACTCAACTCCAACGGCCTGGTTAGACCATTCGCACGATCTCACCAGGATCTTCGTTATCTTCCTACAAATCCCAAATCAATTGTGTTCATTTAGTTTTCTCAGTGTTCATGCAAGCCTGGTACTGCATGTAGTGTACTttgaaaaaaacacacacacttgcataaaGGTGCACGCGTTGCATCTGTCATTGATTTCACTGATTACGAACAAGAAACGTTTTTGTTCAGAAGTCATATGGTCGCAATATGAGACGTTATAAAGCTTCTTTTTTATTTTGCCCCAGCATATTGTCCTCCATTCGATGCATAAGTACCAGCCCCGTCTGCATATTGTCCAGTCTCCTGACCCCGGCGGAGCCTACTGTGGGGGCTACCTGCGCTTTACTCTCCCCGAAGCGGCCTTCATAGCAGTTACAGCCTACCAGAACCACGAGGTGATATCAGAAAACATCAGTCAGTCAATAAACATTGGACATTATGTCTATTTGAGCGTTCTTTGCGCAAAAAAGGGCGTTTTATATCGCCAAATGAGAGAAGTGCCACAAATGTAGTCCTTGCTAACCACCCGCAGTTCACGAGAGTGGATTTGTTTCTCAAAGTGCCATCTGGTGGTTCGTGTGAGAATTCACAAAATCACTTTCACAAAATGGTTGGGTGCTGCTCAGAGAAAATGAAACCAGCCTTCTTTGAGATTCTCCCCCCACCCTTTATAATCATTTGCGAAACGACCCCGATATGTCTAAAAGATTTTGGCTCCATAATTAGTAAGTAATTAAGTCGAAATTAATTTAGCAGCGAATGACAGATCCATTGGGGTCACAATGACATTGATTACAATGAAAAGTCTTCTTTGAAGACAGTGCCAATTAGCTAAGTTCTTTCCTGCCTTTGTTTTGATCGGCCACATAAATCAGAGTGTGCTCATTAGTGAGAAAGTGATTAGAAAGTTTGTTGAGGGGTGCTTTACCATCTTTCCATCACCAGATCACCAAGCTGAAGATCAACTACAACCCCTTTGCCAAAGGCTTTCGTGACAATGGCCTTAATAGGAAAAGGTGACAGACACACAATACCTGGTTTAttgtataatttaaaataaggaAACATACACAGACAACGTTTCATCTTTTGTGCACATTAGGTTCAGAGACAAAGTTATGCAGGGCAAGCAACAACCAAGACATCAACCAAACAGGACCCAAAGCCATGAAGGTAGTGTTTGTATACTACAACACATCTGTCACACTAatgcaaaaaaacaacaaaaaaaactttgAGCATCATCTTATTTCTTAgttgctttattattactttgTGTACCAgctacatttttaaaaactatTTCATGACTGAGACCTTCACTGTATTTGCAGAAAATTCCCATTCAGTGGTGTTAAAACATTCATAACTTATTTGAACacctaaaggtgtgtgtgtgtgtgtgtgtgagagagagagagagagagagagagagagagagagagagagaaagagagagagagaggaagagagagggagatgctgCCTCTTGGTCTTTATGCATTGTACCTTGACATTACATTTATGCTTTGCATTTCTGACTACATATTCTGTTTTACTGCACTGTTGTAGATATAGTATAGTAATAGTATTCAGCAGGACTGATACAGAGTAAAATGTGCACCTCTCCCTCCTAACAGACACCACATTTGTATTGTAACTATATCTGTAAGCCATATATATCAATTCCAGAGCTCAGCTCCATTAAAACCATATTAGATATGTATGTTATACACAGCATAACTACAATATTTGAGAGCCATCAATGGTGGGTGACCACTGGAAGCTGTTATTAGTACAGGGCTTAGACTTAATTGGGTTTGATCCATGTGAGGATTAAGACTACCGAGGTATGGACAGACCAATGTCATTTCCTCGAATTTCCTAACAGGAGTATAAATTGATTGCTTCTCAGCAGCAGGGCCGTTGGACCCAGAGGAGGAGGCAGATGAAACCGTTTCCAGCTCAGTGGACTCCTCCAGGGCCTTGTGCCTGCCAGATATGAAGGAGCCTTCCTCAGCCATCTCTAACCCATTCATATGTGCCTTCATGagctgtgggggtgtggggctgGAGACCTGGAGCCAGAGCCTGGGGCCCCATCAGCCCCCAAATACACCCAGCCCCAATTCTGGGCCCTTCGTCAGGTGAGGTGACAGTGATACTGTATGGCAAATTATATACGCTTCCTTTTGTGAAACTAATAGAGCTGCGGAATTGTTTGTGCTCCCTCTTCTGTCCAGGCCAGATGAAGCCAGACCGTCCAGGCTCCAGTATGTTTGTGCCAGTCTGCCAGTAAGCCGCACCACCCGAGCCCCATCCCCCAATGGGGAGCAGAGTTACCCCAGACTTCCTGCCCAGGATGGCATCCAGAACCCAACCGCCCATCACCACATCTGCCCCCTCCAGACCAAACTCCTCTTGCCCCAGCCAGAACCTCGTTCTGACCTGGAGCAGtccctccctctgccccccAAACTGAGGCGCATGCAGCTGTCCGAAAGCGCTCTCAGGAGCCTGGAGGAAAGCCCCGCTCTGGTCCACACCGGCCCGCGACCTTTGGCCGACATCCTGAACAGGATCCATGCTCAGGTGTCAACCTCCAGCAGCCCAGGCAGGACGTTGCAAGGCCAAAACGAGCAGGCGGCCTCGGGCTCGCAGAGGGAAGTGAGGCCCCCGTGCTTGCCAGCTGCTCAGGACTGTGGTGGAGGGTTTTGCACTGAACAATGCAACGGCCCATTCGATTGGCCAGGATTTACGGGAGgtgcaggggagagagagtacCGCTGACCTCAGCTCAGGTGCCATGATTCGCGGCAGTGGAGAGCGATGTGAAAAGGTTTATGGTTAGATAGAACTTTTAAAGACTCACAGGAAGAATACCGTAAAGGTCTGGCCAAAATCACCTTATACTATGTTTGCCATTTTCAGTGCCCTCTAGTATGTCTGTTGTCCAGATACTGTTTCTGCTTTTAAGGATTTTACATTACTGATACAAGTAGAAGTGTGTCTTCACAGAGAGGCAATTTGATCAACAGATGTCCAATACATTAGTCTTACTATAAGCCATCTAATTCAAATGCTCCTGCACTATTACATTCCCACTTAGTCTTGGTAGATGAGGAGTTTTAATGGATCAATTGTATGCATCAATTTTGTTTTTCTCACAAAGTTTAAATATAGCAGAACTGCAGTCAATTTGGTATTGCTATTAAAAATTTTCATTTTCAATGTCACTTCATTTTTAAGATCAGTCACACCCCAACTTATATGCACCATCCCCAGCAATCAAAGGCAAACATGTTTCCAACAGACAAATTTTATTGAGTAATCAGACAGTTTCTATACTAGTTGTCATACATACATGTTAACAATATACATATGAATGTACGCAGCGTGTAGGTATACAGTAACAAGGCATTTCACGTTTGATGACCTGCTGCATCCTCTGCATGAGCTTTGCAGCCTAGAAAACAATTTTCCTAGACAACTGGACAAGTATCTAAAGAAACACAGGGTAATAGAGAATTCTGTCACATCACGGGTTTATATGGGTTATTAAGGTTTAAACACGTCGACTCCACAAAAAGTTGCACAGTTTCTGTCGGTATTTATGCAGCATCTAGAAACAAGTGACAAAAGGACATATGATAGTCATACTCTGTTTCATCATATTTGTACTCATTGTCAATTCATTGTTAGCAAAGATCCAAGCACTTAGCATAGTGTGTCAAAACGTACTCTGATTTATAAATGATTATGGAAAAGCATctaaaatgtcaaaacattCCAAATAGGGAAAAAACTGGGATTGGTCGTATTTTTTCCactaaatgttttttaaaagcTTTGTCCTGACAAACTGAAGAATGTAAAACCTTAAAACTCTCATGCCAGTCCTAATGTTGCCACCAACTGCCGCTCCCAACACGATGTTTAAGGGAGTCAGGTGCTTTTGGCATGGAGAGCAGACTGAGCACCGCACGGCTGGTGAGGAACCGTCACAACCCTGAACAAACATCCCTTCCAAAATTAAAAAGCTCACACAGAAAACATTTCAGTGTAGTTCTGGTCCTATTTGTCCTATTATCAGAGGTCCTTTATCAGTGTGCTGCTTCTTAcagagctgatgaaggacccctGTCCCTACACTGATATTTTTAGTATTGATTATATCTTTAAGTACAAGACACTATAATAACTCCCTGGAATCATCTTCATATGTATTTCACATTCTGATTGTTGTACAATTGGTGCACAACATAAAGACCAAACATGAATAGCTAGAACAATAAAATGTTTCTTATCTCAAACATATAGGCTAAGATATATGCTAATTATTAATATCCAGCACAGATTAAAACTAGTTCACTTCTAGGGAATTCTTCTAAACTATGGATACTTAATAGATGACACATACTTCATTAAACTTTGCCCTAACCTTTCCCCAAAACATAACCTTTGACCTGATATGCCAAACCCTGAACTCAACACTGGCACCAGGAAGAGGTCTGGCAGGATTATACACTATGGCTGGACCTCTGGAGGTTAACATATGGAAGGATCAGAACCATCCCAATATCACTCTCTGCCTGCATTCAGTTCTTGCAATACCCTTCCATCCCTCCAAGAACATTGAGATTGTTTGAGACAGTAAGACTGCCTACACCTGCTGAAATGTAGTTTGAAGTCCTTTGGCTGTCAGACAAATATTTTTTATCCTTAGTGGCTAGTACATGCATCTAGCAACATCAATATgttctttaaaaatgtaataatataACTATGACCTTTGCCAGCACTCAACAGCAGCTAGAAAAAAGCTAAAATGTTGGAAGTTGCATACAAATGCCGTACAGCAGCAGAGCAAATAGTCACTGAAGAAAGAAAAGACACCTGCAAACTAGACGTCACGGTTTAGTCCTAATGTTTAGGATGCCAGAGGTGTTGTACGTTCTACAGAAGAGTGGAAGCTTAGGACATCCAGTAACAGATAAACACGCAAAGGTACGTACATACAAAACCCCTCAAAtgtgtacatttatttacaaaaacagaaaaaaaccatGACAAATTGGAGTCTAATCCTATACAAGTATATCATATACTTGATGGGCAAGaccatatacatatatatgttacTGTGTTACCTTTATAAATCTTCCATGCATATATCTGTAATCCATTTTGAACTCACCTTGCATATTGTTAGTAGTCTAAGTAGATTGCACTGTTGAATGCAATAACTTACACAAAGGTCACACAAAATCAAACAAGTTTGCCAAGAGCAAAATAACCCCTGTTCCATTGCAAAATAAGCCTGTTTCATTGAATCTCACATGACCGTAATATAAACATCTGCAGAACTGATGCGACAGTGTCACGGCTCATCTGAACCACGTTTACTTCCGAATGTAAACGTCATTAGCATCACATTTATTTACCTTTTTCGCAAGCCAGCATTTCCAGCCTGGGGCGGTGAGGAATAACCCCCAACCAGACACTGGATGGCTAAAAGTAAAAGTGGCGACCCAGATGAGCAGTAAAACCGAAGCCATCTGGGCAACTGTCTGAACTCATTCTCATATCGCTAGACAGCCATGCTGCAAACCTAAAGTGTGTGAACTGGTTCCGAACAAGAAAGAATGTAAAATGGGTGGAAAAAGATCAAGAAATTCCATAGGTATATAAGAAAGGATAAACCAGACAAAGTAAAGTCTAAAATCAAAAGAATATGGGCACATGCAGGTAGTCTGGTCCTATAGTTATAAGGCACCAGAGGTCTGGTAAAATAAAACCTCTCTTTTCAGTAGAGAAGGAGATTTTGGTTTTCAAGTATTTCTTTACGAAGGCATTCAAGAGTGCGTTGAACTGATGTGTAGAGAAGGCCAGAGAGTCCAGGGACGAGGTGTTCATGCCTGAGCACCAGCCATTTTCTGCAGCAAAGGCATCTGTAAAGTGGAAAATGGTTGAAATACAACTCAATCCAAACTTGTTTATAACTCAACACAAAGCCTGTGATCTGGGTCTGGCCACTGTAGCTTTATCCTAGCCAACCTCTCTGTATAAACTACAAAATACATACTATTCTAAACCTTTTCTAATGACTCTTTCTGAGAACGATGTAAATGTTCATGGTgggtaagaaaaaaaaatcactgctTTTCTATGTACAGATTCTGTATGTAATCTCTTAATGCGTTGAGCACAGTGATGTTCCTGATGCACTGGTGTGCTTCACCTTTGAGAGGTCCACTCCTGTGAGGGCGTTAACAGTGACTGGCAGCTCAGCCAAGAGGCGATTCACTTCCCCAGTCACACGGCTGCCATCGCCACTAAGAATGACAATCTCACTGGTCCTGGCCAAGGGCGCCGAAACCTTCCCAGCAATCTGTGCAGAGTTGGATCAAAAGGGTCACTGGCAAGGTAAGTTACATCTATTCATGTCTCAGTATAATGTATAATTAatgtataatattataataaatattatataaagAAGTATAAGAACAGAAAAAAAGATTACATTACAAGTGCACATTTAATTACTGCAAAAACACACTGGTAGTATCTTGATACATAggacaccccaacaccacctatCCAGACCCCTCCCATccagacccctccccccaccttgGGCAGGGCCTCCAGGACCAACGCGGTCTTTGCCGCTTCTCCGTACTGCTGGTAGGCCTCGGCCTTCAGCCTCATCTTCTCCGCCTCTGCCTTGCCCACCGCCTCGATGGAGGCCGCCTCCGCCTCACCCACGCGCCGGATCTTCTCCGCTTCAGCCTGCGCGGTCAGCACCTTCTTCACCCTGCGGAGGACCAGCGGCGCAGATTTAAGGCCATGTCCCCGGAAGCTTCTCTACCCTGTGGTTCACTGTCCATTCTGTCACGACCtaatccacccccaccccctgcgCTTTACTTTGTTTCTTCACTACGTACTTCTGGCCTTCCGCCAGCTGCTGCATCTTGTAGGCCTCTGCCTCGGCGGGCCGCTTCACCGTGGAGATCAGCTCCTTGTCTGTGCGGTCGATCTCCTTCTCCTCGATGGTGATCTGCTTCTTTCTTTGGACCACCTCGATCTCGATCTCCTCCAGACGGATCTTCTGTTGCTCCTTGGCTGCCTGCAGCTCATATGCCAGCTGGGCCTCAGCtttctgacagagagagagagagagagagagagagagagagagagagagagagagagagagagagagagagaaagagagagagagaaagagagagagagagagagagagagagagagaatggctgCATATTACACATTCCAACTCTCCCTTGACAACAGTGATGGAGACTCATCTTGCCATTACAAACAAAATCCCTTGAAATAAAGCTCATCTTCAATCAATCCCACAGCCTGTTTTCAACCTGATTAAATCACACACTACTAATTCTGAGGGCAATCCATACTTTTGTATTAACTTCCTGGTTGAAAGCGGCTTTCTGCATCTCCAGTTCCCTCTTTGAGTCAGCCATCTTGGTGTCTGCCAGGAATTTAACATCCATCATTTCCTTCTTGCATTCTGCCTCCTGCAGAGAGACGGAGTGAGTCAGAGGGTGGACATACTCCATTTAAACAAACACACTGTGACATGTGTAAAGGTAAATGATGGCTATGAAGTGTATTATGTAAATGCACAACATTGCAAGCatagacatgcacacgcacacacacacacacagtatgactGAGTGCTCAACATCTGATCTGATGAAGCAGTGGTCATCCAACATTCTTTCAATGACAGAGTCACACAGCGCACCAcaggtgctcacacacaccctgattCCTGCATCTCGCTCAGCCTCTGCCACTCCGATGTCTGCATCTCTCTGCACAGCCGCTGTCTGGGTCTTTCCCAACGAGCTCAGGTAGTCCACCTTATCATAGACGTCCTATTGGAGGagaacacacccacccacaaacaaaaacaccacaTTTACTTGAAATGGTCCTCACTCCACAAACGTGACAGGAGGGGGGAAAATGAAACACCAcagaaacataaataaataaaatccagCTCCAGTTTTGCACTGCTCACCTTAATAGTGAAGCTGAGGATCTCGATGCCCATGCGGCCCACGTCTGGGGCGGCCACCTCCCTCACCAGACTGGCAAACTGGTCTCTGTCCTGGTAAATCTGCTCCACCGTCAGTGTGCCTACAAGCACAGGGCCCTGGCTCAGCTAGGTCACCCAACTAAATGATGGCAATGAGCCACAACCCTCCTCACGCACGCGCTCATTTATCGGGGTGCGTGGAAAGAGGAGGCCGGCTGCTCGTGCccaggggggcggggctgacTCACCCAGGATGGAGCGGAGATGACCTTCCAGAGTCTGCAGAATGACCCCTTTAATTTCCTGCACTGACTTGCCAAGGAACTGCTCACAGGCAAGGGACAGCAGCTCAGGGTCCGTCATTACCTTGACCTGAGAGcagcgcatgcacacacacatacacacacagacagacacagacagacagacacatggggacacacacacagacacacacacacgcgttcaTGCACACAAAGGTGGGCACATTTTATTCACACAGCTAGAATCTCATTCTCCACATACCCacctacacttacacacagaacTGATCTATTTTGCTAAAGGTCATTCTAAAAAGCCATAAGCAATGACATGTATATAAAAGAGTCCATTAAGTTTCCCCCTTTAATTCCCCCTCCCTGAGTGAACTGGAATGAGGAATGAACCTGCAGTCCTGGTCTCACCAGTGCTCggctttttgtttttgttcagcAATTGCAGTGTGGGAGCTAGAACAACATCTGTGGTGGGAATTAGGGGTAGGACACCagctcccctcacctcccctcccctcacctccccactcctcccttcaccacccctcccctcacctcccctcaccacccctcaccacccctcccctcacctcccctcaccacccctcccttcacctcccctcccctcacctcccctcaccacccctcccttcacctcccctcccctcaccacccctcccttcacctcccctcacctcccctcaccacccctcccctcacctcccctcacctcccctcccctcacctccccactcctcccttcaccacccctcccctcacctcccctcaccacccctcaccacccctcccctcccctcaccacccctcccttcacctccccactcctcccTTCACCACCCCTCATCAcgcctcccctcctctcccctcccctcccctcccctcacctaccctccccacccctcccctcctctccccacccctcccttcacctcccctcaccaccccacacctcacctcacctcccctcacctcccctcccttcACCTCCCATTCTGTACACTCATATTGAATAGAGCAGGAATATGTACAGACTTCcctgttttgttttcatttagtTTTGTTAATAAGCAGCTAAGTGGCCCAGACACATTAGGAATCCATCCCAGACATGCAGTGTGAATGAACTTCACCCCGAGGGCTAAGCAGAGCCCAAACCCCAATCCAAAACCTTCTTATTAACATTATTGGTAAACTCCTTGGAATGTAAACAAATGTGTAAATCAAAAGGCCCAAGGTTGCCTATCTAGTGGTGACACGTCCATGCAAATGGAATAACTAAAAGGTGAATCAGATTCTTCGTCCAGAGTACATGGTCGATCTTGCCATCTGCGGTTATGAAGCGGAAAGAGAGTGAGCACGCCCTTTAGATCAGATAGGGAGAATTATGGGCAGCACGTGGGCAAATTTGGGCTTCAGACAGAAGCTTCCTTTCTGAACTTGGGATGTGCAGTTATACAGGAAGCTGCCACACTCACAGATCAGTACATGAACCCTTCTTTCGCCAGGGAGTCGTGGTCGTCTGTGGTCGTACACTCGTGTACCAGGGCAAGTAAGGGTTCATGACctgtaaggtgtgtttggttgggCCATGTAGATGGGATGGGGAGTGTGGGACGCCATGCAAAACCAACAACACAAGCTGAATCCCCAAATGACTCCCTGGTGTGGATGCCAGACTCATGTACAATCTCTTTTATTAAATCTGTGTACTTCCACATACTAATGTAAACAGGTCTAAATGACTGTGGCTCAATATAggataaaaatgtttgaatagttcatattttattttcagAAAAGGCCACTCAAGGTCATCACAACTGAAATTGTAGTCTTGCTGTATACTATTTCACTGCACTGTTTAATACTATACATATAAGGGTATACACTGCTTTTAATACAATCAAGGGGGAGTCATTTTCGTTTCAGCTATGATCATCCATTCGGTCATGTCTGCCTAAGAAAGCCTAGCCAGTAAGACAGTGCACTCTCAAACACTGCCACCAGGGGGAGCAGTGCCCAGGCAGACACTCGAATGGCAGCTGCATGCAACTGTGAACACATGACATCATGTCCCATTACGAATAAACACGATCGTTCTCACAGCATGCTCACACGAAAGGACAGGGCAAAACGAGGAGGACAGTGGAAGAGATTCGTAAATAAACAAGGCCAAAGGAATAAATAATAACCCAGTCTGTCTTGGCTGCAGCTTCGGTTCGCTTTCTGTCGATACACGTTGTGGGTCTCGCCGTCTTGAAACTGGACCGAGCACCAAAAATCTCGTCTGGTAGTATTCATTTGTGTCCATACGAGCTGCTACCGCTACCACTGCTGGCCATCCGTTACAGAAAATTACAGCCATTCAAGCAGCATCAGAGGGCTATGGCACGAGTCCCTCTGCTCTGGAGAAATGCCTAAAGCAGCCATTACAGCCCATAAACTCAGAGACACAAAGGTCCCTGGTCACCATAGAAACTGCTTGTTTAGCCCCCAGTCTAATAAGATATGGCAGTTTGAGGTGGATGCTTGGTTGTGGTCCAGAAGGGTCTTCCTGATTCACAATGGCTTCATTGTCAGAACCAGAATGATGGCAGACGTAGGGCCTGCTGGACGGGAAGGAGCTCTACATCAGAACTGTGTGTGATAACACTGGATTTAATGTAATGAATGCCTGCTGGCCCACTTTAAGGAGCAGAACTGCACCCAGTGTCTTCCAGTCACTGTTAGCTTGTTAGTGCAGGAGCCCACTGGAATGAATGTTCATCAGATCAAAGAGAAATTAACTGGTGCAGAATTTGGTCCAGTCTTGCCTGACAGAGTTCATCCACATGGACACAGAACAGTGTGCCTTATAAATGTAAAAGTCTAAACACACAATAAAATGCAACAAAGGCatccacaaaaacaaaaaggaagTAATGATTTGGGTCCAAACACTATGTGGTTGGACCCTaacaaatcaaaatcaattatgTACCTATAATTGCCCTTCACTGCCCCTGAAAGTGTTTTAAAGACTGTGGCTTCTGTTAGCCTTGTTTATCTACTGTGATAACAACAAAAACGACCTGTGGTTACAAATTTACAAAGACTCACAAGAAAGTAAACTGCATTGGAAAGATCATCAGTGACCGAACATTGTGAATCAATCTTTTTACTTCAGCCCTTATTGAGTTTTAGGGATCTAACTATCTAAAGAAGTTACATTATTAGGCAACACTAAATATTTGCTAAgtacatttttaaatacaattaCTTTTAATAAAATCATTCATTATTAATTGTTTTTAGTCCTTACTGGCTTGGCTCAATTTAGCACAACATAACACCAAGTGTAAATGAACTCATTTCGTCATTCCCCAATCAAAACCCAGAATAGTAAGAGCGTGCAACtgactgaccaatcagaaaatgAGAGTGAGTGACCTTTACCCAAATGATAAATAAGGCATGTTTGGCAATTGTGTGACTGTTCCCTGGGGAACCAAGAAAGGGTAAAGCAGGCTGTGAATGAGGAGAAAAGGCCATTATaagtgaggggcggggctgtgtggAAAGACCGTTATaagtgaggggcggggctgtgtggAAAGGCCGTTACAAgcgaggggcggggctgtgtggAAAGGCCGTTACaagtgaggggcggggctgtgtggAAAGGCCGTTACaagtgaggggcggggctgtgtggAAAGGCCGTTACaagtgaggggcggggctgtgtggAAAGGCCGTTACaagtgaggggcggggctgtgtggAAAGACCGTTACaagtgaggggcggggctgtgtggAAAGACCGTTATaagtgaggggcggggctgtgtggAAAGACCGTTATaagtgaggggcggggctgtgtggAAAGACCGTTATaagtgaggggcggggctgtgtggAAAGACCGTTATaagtgaggggcggggctgtgtggAAAGACCGTTATaagtgaggggcggggctgtgtggAAAGACCGTTAAaagtgaggggcggggctgtgtggAAAGACCGTTAAaagtgaggggcggggctgtgtggAAAGCATCACATGGTGAGCCGAAGGCGTCTGGCAGTGAAGTGTGCTGAGGTTACCTGTGCCACCCCTGTGACTGTAAGAGCCACCCCCTCCGCTGTCTCAACATCCTCACACTTGGGCTGCAGGGTCATAATCTCTAGGGTTATCCTGTGGGAGAcgcagaacaaaaacaaaacaaaacaaaaaaaaaaaaaacatattgcACTATGATCTGAAGGAAGGAATGGAGGGGAGACCGAAGGAAAGGAAAGTGGATAATCGGAGCACAACAACACACAGATCTGGCGGTGTAGACAACAGAGTACCAATCATTCACTCTCCAAAGATGGTCCAAGTGCAT
This window harbors:
- the LOC143518846 gene encoding flotillin-2a isoform X1 — its product is MGNCHTVGPNEALVVSGGCCGSDQKTYTVGGWAWAWWLLTDIQKITLEIMTLQPKCEDVETAEGVALTVTGVAQVKVMTDPELLSLACEQFLGKSVQEIKGVILQTLEGHLRSILGTLTVEQIYQDRDQFASLVREVAAPDVGRMGIEILSFTIKDVYDKVDYLSSLGKTQTAAVQRDADIGVAEAERDAGIREAECKKEMMDVKFLADTKMADSKRELEMQKAAFNQEVNTKKAEAQLAYELQAAKEQQKIRLEEIEIEVVQRKKQITIEEKEIDRTDKELISTVKRPAEAEAYKMQQLAEGQKVKKVLTAQAEAEKIRRVGEAEAASIEAVGKAEAEKMRLKAEAYQQYGEAAKTALVLEALPKIAGKVSAPLARTSEIVILSGDGSRVTGEVNRLLAELPVTVNALTGVDLSKMPLLQKMAGAQA
- the LOC143518846 gene encoding flotillin-2a isoform X2; amino-acid sequence: MGNCHTVGPNEALVVSGGCCGSDQKTYTVGGWAWAWWLLTDIQKLSLEVMTILCRCENIETSEGVPLDVTGVAQVKVMTDPELLSLACEQFLGKSVQEIKGVILQTLEGHLRSILGTLTVEQIYQDRDQFASLVREVAAPDVGRMGIEILSFTIKDVYDKVDYLSSLGKTQTAAVQRDADIGVAEAERDAGIREAECKKEMMDVKFLADTKMADSKRELEMQKAAFNQEVNTKKAEAQLAYELQAAKEQQKIRLEEIEIEVVQRKKQITIEEKEIDRTDKELISTVKRPAEAEAYKMQQLAEGQKVKKVLTAQAEAEKIRRVGEAEAASIEAVGKAEAEKMRLKAEAYQQYGEAAKTALVLEALPKIAGKVSAPLARTSEIVILSGDGSRVTGEVNRLLAELPVTVNALTGVDLSKMPLLQKMAGAQA